One window of Aspergillus oryzae RIB40 DNA, chromosome 3 genomic DNA carries:
- a CDS encoding uncharacterized protein (predicted protein), translating to MPSRGPKATGELIIVHQESRKSRTRARAHLAHNGIRKRIQKQRGQDHDSPAPPGSRAVAASSIPAPVALSGFSMVEYLISTNIFPDLNSTWGVSPAVCPGPANLSHTLSRASDVLECIFRANLAFHWLDLNLWTNPEKKRNMKVAALTYRGQALALAQKELLHRRIPSSTNRDTKRQPVHPANREICFGIVLRMLHLDYRFARCDVQAHFVACRQLLRDSSDGSLTEDQQSLEALASTIRNPHLHHLMITFECINRTPNSVIWDDADLSFLTRNLYQFVNRIQAGDEVSTENRTLDESIPTTLPRVSPSTILWRCLTKRPTSIPSNIYRDVCESSAQIAALLLICSVFLDYEDDSERTDTSIPYQCVEELENALFALGEENAVSSALNSAWLLAGGLGLPLTHRRARLWSVSGMLYALKRSFSLDLTVTASGHVVNAQYVKQVCLDFLGRPWIRS from the coding sequence ATGCCTTCTCGTGGCCCGAAGGCGACCGGCGAACTTATCATTGTCCACCAGGAAAGCCGAAAGAGTCGAACGCGAGCTCGAGCGCACTTGGCGCATAACGGGATCAGAAAGAGGATCCAGAAGCAGCGTGGACAGGACCATGACAGTCCAGCACCCCCCGGCTCAAGAGCCGTAGCCGCTTCTTCCATTCCTGCCCCGGTCGCACTGTCGGGCTTTTCGATGGTGGAGTATTTGATCtccaccaacatcttccCGGATCTTAACAGCACATGGGGGGTGAGTCCCGCTGTTTGTCCCGGTCCTGCAAATCTATCGCATACCCTCTCGCGGGCCTCCGATGTACTGGAATGTATTTTCCGTGCCAATTTGGCATTTCACTGGCTTGATCTCAATTTGTGGACGAAccccgagaagaagaggaacatgAAAGTCGCCGCCCTGACGTATCGAGGGCAAGCACTAGCATTGGCACAGAAAGAATTGCTTCACCGGCGTATACCAAGCTCCACAAACCGTGACACTAAGCGACAACCTGTCCACCCCGCAAATAGGGAGATCTGCTTTGGTATCGTGCTCCGAATGCTTCATCTCGACTACCGGTTTGCGCGATGCGACGTCCAGGCTCATTTTGTGGCATGCCGGCAACTGCTTAGGGACAGCTCAGATGGCAGCCTCACGGAGGATCAGCAATCGCTTGAAGCTCTGGCATCCACCATTCGTaatcctcatctccatcaccTCATGATCACCTTTGAATGTATCAACCGCACCCCCAACAGTGTCATCTGGGATGATGCGGACTTAAGCTTTCTTACGAGGAATCTGTATCAATTTGTCAATCGCATTCAGGCGGGTGATGAAGTATCTACGGAGAACCGAACTTTGGATGAATCTATCCCAACGACACTGCCAAGGGTCTCCCCATCTACTATCTTGTGGCGATGCCTCACAAAGAGACCGACGTCGATCCCGTCGAATATCTACCGTGATGTTTGCGAATCTAGTGCACAGATTGCGGCATTACTACTCATTTGTTCCGTGTTTCTCGACTACGAAGATGACTCTGAAAGGACTGATACTTCGATTCCCTACCAGTGCGTTGAGGAACTGGAGAATGCGCTCTTTGCTCTCGGGGAGGAAAACGCTGTATCCAGTGCGCTCAATTCCGCCTGGCTACTGGCTGGTGGACTCGGACTACCGCTAACACACCGGCGCGCTCGTTTGTGGTCTGTATCTGGGATGCTATATGCTCTGAAACGATCTTTCAGTCTTGATCTGACCGTCACAGCATCGGGCCATGTGGTGAATGCGCAGTATGTCAAGCAGGTTTGCTTGGATTTCTTGGGTAGGCCTTGGATACGATCCTGA
- a CDS encoding uncharacterized protein (predicted transporter (major facilitator superfamily)), with protein sequence MAKTMKTFFAGRETNQAVVRDMVVKELWPLSSRKPKPEGSRSLPVPIMKDPRDEGYEPIFDSSETVAEAREGRAHGVAEIEALATVWSTKALHIGYALVFLIFFTNSFQQETTGSLSPYVYSKFANHSLISRTNVLTNVVGGVAKLPCAMLIDVWGRPKGFGIMTGLCTLGLFLMAICGNVETYVTAQVIYWVGYNGMDYVLHIFLSDTTDLVNRSFVYGMASTPYVVTTFAGPAAAQLMYEIGGLWWGFGIFVVLTPLVTAPFLWLLWTSLRKAYTEGLIRKAHSRRTWARSVKHYFIEFDTIGLSLVTVAFVLMLLPLAPASHASNDSMSLADRSRSPDTTASFFLGVLAFMAFVLWERFCAPVCFLPFNRLKDRTLLGACFLAASLFASFYCWDLYLASYLQVTFNTRIRETGYIYNIYTIGTCLWSVPLGLIIRKVDRLKWIALAAMPLIFLGTGLMIHFRSPQSHIGYVVLCEVFKALAGGTLVICQQMAAMATGGHESVAVSFALVGLFTKLGGGIGSAISGAIWTSTVPFYLEKYLPTGKKHKAWELYGSIEEVLSYPIGTPERDATIQAYGVAQRRMLIAGLSILPLAVASILLWRDIRLKKVSQVRGTVF encoded by the exons ATGGCGAAGACTATGAAGACGTTTTTCGCCGGACGAGAGACGAATCAAGCCGTTGTTCGAGACATGGTGGTCAAGGAATTGTGGCCGCTTAGTAGCCGCAAACCAA AGCCGGAGGGAAGCAGATCCTTGCCCGTGCCGATCATGAAAGACCCACGCGACGAGGGTTATGAACCTATTTTTGACTCGTCGGAAACTGTCGCCGAGGCCAGGGAGGGAAGGGCACATGGAGTCGCAGAGATTGAGGCTCTGGCAACAGTGTGGTCGACCAAGGCTCTTCATATTGGATACGCTTT AGTGTTTTTGATATTTTTCACCAACTCTTTCCAACAGGAAACGACGGGGAGTCTTTCACCGTATGTGTACTCGAAGTTCGCCAATCactctttgatatcaaggacAAATGTCCTGACCAATGTTGTCGGTGGGGTGGCCAAATTGCCGTGTGCCATGTTAATCGATGTCTGGGGCCGTCCGAAAGGGTTTGGAATCATGACTGGCCTATGCACTTTAG GACTTTTCCTAATGGCTATTTGTGGAAACGTGGAAACCTATGTCACCGCTCAG GTCATATACTGGGTAGGATACAATGGAATGGACTACGTCCTCCATATCTTTCTCTCCGATACAACGGATTTGGTAAACCGTTCGTTCGTTTATGGCATGGCATCAACTCCTTATGTTGTCACCACATTTGCCGGCCCTGCAGCCGCGCAATTGATGTATGAAATAGGAGGTTTGTGGTGGGGATTTGGGATATTCGTCGTCCTCACTCCACTTGTAACGGCGCCATTCCTGTGGTTACTCTGGACCTCACTCCGTAAGGCATACACAGAGGGGCTAATCCGGAAAGCTCATAGTCGCAGAACATGGGCAAGATCCGTCAAGCATTATTTCATTGAGTTCGATA CTATTGGACTATCATTGGTGACAGTGGCATTTGTTCTGATGCTCCTCCCATTGGCCCCAGCCTCACATGCTAGCAATGATAGTATGTCCTTGGCTGATAGATCGAGATCGCCGGATACCACAGCGTCATTTTTTCTCGGCGTGCTTGCCTTTATGGCATTTGTGCTCTGGGAGCGCTTTTGTGCCCCAGTATGCTTCTTACCATTCAACCGGCTCAAGGATCGAACGTTGCTGGGAGCTTGCTTTCTTGCTGCGTCCCTTTTTGCCAGCTTCTA CTGCTGGGATCTTTACCTTGCTTCCTACCTTCAGGTTACCTTTAACACCAGAATCCGAGAGACGGGCTACATTTACAACATCTATACCATTGGGACATGTCTTTGGTCGGTACCACTGGGACT GATCATTCGCAAAGTCGATCGCCTTAAATGGATCGCTCTAGCCGCCATGCCATTAATCTTTCTTGGGACAGGGCTGATGATCCATTTTCGATCACCTCAAAGTCACATCGGATACGTCGTACTTTGTGAAGTCTTCAAGGCCCTAGCCGGGGGCACTCTGGTAATCTGTCAGCAGATGGCAGCGATGGCCACCGGCGGCCACGAGAGTGTTGCCGTCTCCTTCGCCTTGGTAGGGCTGTTCACCAAATTGGGAGGAGGCATCGGATCTGCTATTTCCGGTGCAATCTGGACCAGCACTGTCCCTTTCTACCTGGAGAAGTATCTACCCACAGGGAAGAAACACAAGGCATGGGAGCTCTACGGATCGATCGAGGAAGTCCTATCGTACCCGATAGGGACCCCAGAGCGGGACGCTACCATCCAGGCGTACGGAGTAGCTCAACGACGGATGTTGATTGCTGGCCTTTCCATCCTACCGCTTGCTGTGGCATCCATCCTGCTGTGGAGGGACATCCGCTTGAAGAAAGTCAGCCAGGTCAGGGGTACCGTCTTCTGA
- a CDS encoding uncharacterized protein (iron/ascorbate family oxidoreductases), with product MPTKYVDRPIPQISLANFDQRIDEITADLVHAAENVGFFTIVDHGISIDEIETMFATTERFFNLPDDVKATVPWNPNNVGWEKKSQVRPSTGQPDTKESYQLQFGENMTNLWIGDAHLPGFRTTSLTFMHRVQGVSEQLMRCFARGLGFPEEYFIKCHDVSRHNEQTTMRLLHYFALPEKSDGNTYHRAGAHADWDFLTLLFQKDGQSGLEICPGREAVTEFGIGDEWTRVEARTGEIVCNIGDLLMSWSDDRFKSTFHRVKAPLEPGDYYGDRYSIAYFNQPCKDALIQGPKKKYPMLTGEQFNTRAMQRNFAALQEKLKTMEASA from the coding sequence ATGCCAACAAAGTACGTCGACCGTCCGATCCCCCAAATTTCGCTGGCCAATTTCGACCAGCGAATCGATGAGATCACTGCGGATCTCGTCCACGCCGCCGAGAATGTCGGTTTCTTCACGATTGTCGATCATGGTATCTCTATCGATGAGATCGAGACCATGTTCGCGACCACTgagcgcttcttcaacctccctGACGACGTCAAGGCCACCGTGCCGTGGAATCCCAACAATGTCGgctgggaaaagaagtccCAGGTCAGGCCATCCACAGGCCAACCAGACACGAAGGAATCATACCAGTTACAGTTCGGAGAGAACATGACGAACCTGTGGATAGGCGATGCCCACCTCCCCGGGTTTCGCACAACGTCCTTGACCTTCATGCATCGCGTGCAGGGGGTGTCGGAACAACTGATGCGATGCTTTGCACGCGGGCTCGGCTTTCCAGAAGAGTACTTTATCAAGTGTCATGATGTGTCTCGTCACAATGAACAGACCACCATGCGACTGCTGCATTACTTTGCTCTACCGGAAAAGTCTGATGGGAACACGTATCATCGGGCGGGTGCCCATGCCGACTGGGATTTCTTGACATTGCTATTTCAGAAGGATGGGCAAAGCGGACTGGAAATATGTCCTGGTCGCGAAGCTGTGACGGAGTTTGGGATCGGCGATGAATGGACTCGGGTAGAAGCGCGTACGGGTGAGATCGTCTGTAATATCGGGGATCTGCTCATGTCGTGGTCGGATGATCGCTTTAAATCGACTTTTCATCGTGTCAAGGCTCCGTTGGAGCCGGGAGATTACTATGGCGATCGGTATAGCATTGCATACTTCAATCAGCCGTGCAAGGATGCCCTCATCCAGggaccaaagaagaaatatccGATGCTGACGGGGGAGCAGTTCAATACACGGGCTATGCAAAGAAACTTTGCAGCCTTGcaggagaagttgaagaccATGGAGGCGTCGGCCTAA
- a CDS encoding putative integral membrane protein (predicted protein) encodes MASAVIIDPYCLLRAAPLATSTGSLVLATSELIFYSGLVQPPIRKKSDSILADYWRYIFPRGVSLVLVLNFTTIGTSLCNILWTNPCSRPLPVSRTTFYWAGLIGAIGHLAFVPFVAPPIQRILNNTDPDPEAEASKEMDTWLGVHRIRMLVADIPAWLAYVGAAMLIDP; translated from the coding sequence ATGGCCTCAGCAGTTATTATCGACCCTTATTGCCTCCTCCGGGCAGCTCCACTTGCAACAAGCACCGGAAGTCTCGTTCTTGCTACTAGCGAACTCATATTCTACTCCGGGCTGGTTCAGCCGCCGATTCGTAAGAAGTCCGACTCGATTCTCGCAGATTATTGGCGTTATATATTCCCGAGAGGAGTGAGCCTCGTACTAGTCCTCAATTTCACGACGATCGGTACTTCGCTATGCAATATTCTTTGGACGAATCCTTGCTCCCGACCGCTGCCTGTGTCTCGCACAACGTTCTACTGGGCTGGCCTTATTGGGGCCATTGGGCATCTGGCTTTTGTACCGTTCGTCGCACCGCCGATTCAACGCATTCTTAACAATACCGACCCCGACCCCGAAGCCGAAGCGAGTAAGGAGATGGACACTTGGCTGGGAGTACATCGCATTCGCATGTTGGTGGCGGATATACCTGCCTGGTTGGCGTATGTGGGTGCTGCCATGTTGATTGATCCGTGA
- a CDS encoding lysozyme (predicted protein) gives MKLANLALSATAGLSLKATSETVQGFDISNHQATVDFKAAYNDGARFVMIKATEGTTFTDKVFSSHYQGATDAGLIRGGYHFALPDSSSGAEQAEFFLKNGGGWSKDGITLPGMLDIEYNPYGATCYDKSAEDMVAWIKDFVDTYQKATGVYPLIYSTADWWKTCTGNAGGFGSTCPLVLAAYSDSAPSTIPGDWATYTIWQNSDSYKHGGDSDIFNGGYEQLQKIAKAE, from the exons ATGAAGCTCGCCAACCTCGCCCTCAGCGCTACCGCCGGTCTATCCCTGAAGGCCACTTCGGAGACAGTCCAGGGTTTTGATATCTCCAACCATCAAGCCACCGTAGACTTCAAGGCGGCCTATAACGATGGCGCTCGCTTCGTCATGATCAAA GCAACCGAGGGCACCACCTTCACGGACAAGGTCTTCAGCTCACATTATCAAGGCGCTACCGACGCCGGTCTGATTCGCGGAGGCTACCATTTCGCGCTTCCCGACTCCTCCTCTGGCGCGGAGCAAGCGGAATTCTTCCTCAAGAACGGTGGCGGCTGGTCCAAGGACGGCATCACATTGCCCGGTATGCTCGATATCGAATACAACCCATACGGTGCCACCTGCTACGACAAAAGCGCCGAAGACATGGTTGCCTGGATCAAAGACTTCGTCGATACGTATCAGAAGGCAACCGGTGTCTACCCCCTGATCTACTCCACCGCCGACTGGTGGAAGACCTGCACCGGAAACGCCGGCGGCTTTGGCAGCACCTGTCCTCTCGTACTCGCCGCGTATAGCGACTCGGCGCCCTCGACGATCCCTGGCGATTGGGCGACCTACACCATCTGGCAGAATTCCGACAGCTATAAGCATGGTGGTGACTCTGATATCTTTAACGGAGGGTATGAGCAGCTGCAAAAAATTGCTAAGGCTGAGTGA
- a CDS encoding putative hydrolase (predicted protein), whose protein sequence is MPKTSCPVLSSVINMYFAGSSLVLLLATHALAAVPAALHQNKARQATPYAVKEPPLTTPWTDKAGTDPWPEYPRPQLERSEWKNLNGIWQYQDAQSLAALDSPPFGQPLAHEVLVPSCLESGLSGIQGKDTLYSWFTTQFTVPQSFKDQNVLVNFAAVDYEATVFVNGKKAGFHRGGYFHFAFDITEFVNRDGENELLVFVHDPTDSGDDVIPIGKQRLVPAHIFYTPCSGIWQSVWIEAAPANHITRLDLAADMNGKVTVTANTATTSGSPVEVKVYDGDEEVGSGQGTSDQTFDFVVDGVELWSPDSPKLYNVTVTMGDEEVHSYVGFRTIAKGKVDGVVRPLLNGEFIFMFGTLDQGYWPDGLYTPPTREAMVYDLKFLKDLGFNMVRKHIKVEPALFYRACDELGLLVIQDMPSARPLSRPDPCATSDIIPNASQQEEFSRQLEVLVNQFKSYPSIIAWVIYNEGWGQITSYYPEFELTDRVKELDPSRLVDSTSGWIDHGAGDFSDNHHYANPQCGTPFYSLSSSPHDPSRIGFQGEFGGIGHNVSIENLWNVQEAINHINETYEIDETLEAWNYRGHILLTEFEDQVRRFECSGGVWTQTTDVEGEVNGLMTYDRRVKRVDEEQWKNDIQALYDAAAKRGAPSRRKM, encoded by the exons ATGCCCAAGACCAGTTGCCCTGTCCTTTCAT CAGTGATAAACATGTATTTTGCTGGTTCATCCCTCGTGCTTCTGTTGGCAACTCATGCCCTAGCTGCGGTGCCCGCAGCACTCCATCAAAACAAGGCTCGCCAAGCGACTCCATATGCCGTCAAAGAACCCCCATTGACCACGCCATGGACGGACAAAGCCGGCACCGACCCTTGGCCAGAGTATCCCCGTCCGCAGCTCGAGCGGTCTGAGTGGAAGAATCTGAACGGCATCTGGCAGTATCAGGACGCACAAAGCCTTGCTGCTCTTGACAGTCCACCATTTGGACAACCTCTCGCACACGAGGTTCTGGTGCCTTCCTGTCTCGAGAGTGGTCTATCCG GTATCCAAGGGAAAGATACCTTATATTCGTGGTTTACCACGCAGTTCACTGTTCCCCAGTCCTTCAAAGACCAGAACGTTCTAGTGAACTTTGCCGCGGTAGACTATGAGGCGACAGTCTTCGTTAACGGCAAGAAGGCTGGGTTCCACCGCGGAGGCTACTTTCACTTCGCATTTGATATCACCGAGTTTGTGAATCGTGATGGCGAAAACGAACT CCTCGTCTTTGTCCATGATCCCACAGATAGTGGAGACGATGTCATTCCTATTGGCAAGCAGAGATTAGTCCCCGCACATATCTTCTACACGCCCTGCAGCGGCATTTGGCAGAGTGTCTGGATCGAAGCTGCACCTGCGAACCATATCACACGGCTGGATCTTGCCGCCGACATGAACGGTAAAG TTACTGTCACTGCCAATACTGCGACGACAAGCGGGTCGCCGGTCGAGGTCAAGGTCTATgacggtgatgaggaggttggaTCCGGCCAGGGAACGTCAGATCAGACCTTCGACTTCGTTGTTGATGGTGTAGAGCTATGGTCACCGGACTCTCCGAAATTGTACAATGTAACCGTCACGATGGGCGACGAGGAAGTCCACAGCTATGTCGGTTTCCGCACGATTGCCAAAGGCAAGGTCGACGGTGTAGTCCGTCCGTTGCTGAACGGTGAATTTATCTTCATGTTCGGAACCCTTGACCAAGGTTACTGGCCTGATGGACTTTATACACCACCCACCCGAGAGGCCATGGTATATGACCTCAAGTTCTTGAAGGACCTTGGCTTTAACATGGTTCGGAAACAT ATCAAGGTCGAGCCAGCGCTTTTCTATCGGGCCTGCGACGAACTAGGACTGCTAGTCATCCAGGACATGCCGTCTGCGCGTCCCCTGTCAAGACCGGATCCCTGTGCTACCAGCGATATCATACCTAATGCGTCGCAACAGGAGGAATTTTCCAGACAGTTAGAGGTCCTCGTGAACCAGTTCAAGAGCTATCCCAGTATTATTGCCTGG GTCATCTATAATGAGGGATGGGGTCAGATCACATCGTACTACCCGGAGTTTGAATTGACAGACCGAGTGAAGGAGCTGGATCCAAGCAGGCTGGTCGATTCGACATCAGGATGGATAGACCATGGTGCAGGTGACTTCAGC GATAATCATCACTATGCCAATCCCCAGTGCGGAACTCCCTTTTACTCCCTGTCATCCAGCCCCCACGATCCCAGCCGTATTGGTTTCCAAGGAGAATTCGGAGGCATCGGTCACAACGTCTCCATCGAAAA TCTCTGGAACGTCCAAGAAGCCATCAACCATATCAACGAGACGTATGAGATCGACGAAACACTCGAGGCATGGAACTACCGCGGTCACATCCTGTTAACGGAGTTTGAGGACCAGGTTCGCAGATTCGAATGCAGCGGAGGTGTCTGGACACAGACCACCGACGTTGAAGGCGAGGTGAATGGTTTGATGACGTACGATCGCCGCGTGAAGCGTGTAGATGAGGAGCAGTGGAAAAACGATATTCAGGCCCTTTATGATGCGGCTGCTAAACGGGGTGCTCcatccaggaggaagatgtag
- a CDS encoding sugar porter family MFS transporter (predicted transporter (major facilitator superfamily)): MLVGNIYVIAGIAVVGGALFGFDISSMSAQLNENSYKCYFNQGPQGPPFTDDADCSGPESLVQGGITASMSAGSWLGALISGPLSDRIGRKTSIMAGCSLWIIGSTIMCASQNIGMLIVGRIFNGLCVGIESAQVPVYISEISPPSKRGRFVGVQQWAITWGILIMFYISYGCSYIGDRSAFGYSTAAWRIPWGLQMIPAVFLFLGMMILPESPRWLARKDRWEECQTILAKVHCKGDMSHPFVALEMQDIREMCDFERQFKNVTYFDLFKPRMLNRTIIGLFMQIWSQLTGMNVMMYYITYVFSMAGYSGDSNLLASSIQYIINVLMTLPALIWLDRWGRRPTLLIGAVLMGTFMYANGAIMAVHGEVVPGGIDGVAQQSMRLHGAAAKGLIACTYLFVASYAPTWGPVSWTYPPELYPMRLRGKGVALSTSGNWAFNTALGLFTPPAFANIRWQTYIIFGVFNTAMFIHVYFFFPETAGKTLEETEAMFEDPNGIKYIGTPAWKTRVTTGRIEQLERGDVEGLESKAQQEPAAREVEVTQPEQKTAS, translated from the exons ATGTTGGTTGGCAACATCTATGTCATTGCGGGCATCGCCGTCGTCGGCGGTGCCCTCTTTGGCTTTGATATCTCTTCCATGTCAGCTCAGCTGAATGAAAACTCTTACAAATGTTACTTTAACCAAGGCCCTCAGGGTCCTCCATTCACCGATGATGCAGACTGTTCCGGCCCCGAATCACTGGTTCAAGGAGGTATCACCGCATCCATGTCCGCTGGCTCTTGGCTGGGCGCCTTGATTTCCGGTCCATTGTCTGATCGCATTGGCCGAAAGACTTCCATCATGGCCGGTTGCTCTCTTTG GATAATTGGGTCCACGATCATGTGCGCCTCCCAGAACATTGGCATGCTCATTGTGGGCCGtatcttcaacggtctcTGTGTCGGTATCGAATCTGCCCAGGTCCCCGTGTACATCAGTGAAATCTCGCCGCCGTCGAAACGAGGTCGGTTTGTTGGTGTCCAACAATGGGCTATCACATGGGGTATTCTTATCATGTTCTA TATTTCGTATGGATGTTCCTACATCGGCGATCGGTCCGCCTTTGGATATAGCACGGCAGCGTGGAGAATCCCTTGGGGTCTGCAGATGATTCCcgccgtcttcctcttcctgggTATGATGATTCTCCCAGAATCACCGCGATGGCTGGCCCGAAAGGACCGCTGGGAGGAATGCCAGACCATCCTGGCGAAAGTCCACTGTAAGGGAGACATGAGCCACCCATTTGTAGCGCTCGAAATGCAGGACATCCGGGAGATGTGTGACTTTGAACGCCAGTTCAAGAATGTCACGTACTTCGACCTCTTCAAACCGAGAATGTTGAACCGCACCATCATTGGCCTTTTCATGCAGATCTGGTCTCAGTTGACTGGCATGAACGTCATGA TGTATTATATTACATATGTCTTCTCAATGGCTGGTTATTCCGGAGATTCAAACCTCCTTGCCTCTTCCATTCAATACATAATTAACGTCCTCATGACCCTACCAGCTCTGATCTGGTTGGATCGCTGGGGCCGTCGGCCGACCTTGCTCATTGGCGCGGTACTTATGGGTACCTTCATGTATGCCAATGGTGCCATCATGGCCGTCCATGGCGAGGTCGTACCAGGAGGTATCGACGGAGTCGCCCAGCAGTCGATGAGATTACACGGCGCGGCGGCTAAAGGGTTGATCGCGTGTACCTACCTCTTCGTGGCCTCCTATGCCCCAACCTGGGGCCCCGTCAGCTGGACCTACCCACCAGAGCTGTACCCCATGCGTCTCAGAGGTAAAGGTGTCGCCTTATCAACGTCCGGAAACTGGGCGTTCAACACCGCGTTGGGTTTGTTCACCCCCCCTGCATTTGCCAACATTCGCTGGCAGACGTATATCATCTTTGGAGTGTTCAACACCGCTATGTTCATTCATgtctacttcttcttccctgagACGGCCGGTAAGACGTTGGAGGAGACTGAGGCTATGTTCGAGGATCCCAATGGCATCAAATATATCGGCACACCGGCATGGAAGACACGGGTAACGACGGGGCGTATCGAGCAATTGGAGAGAGGTGATGTCGAGGGTCTCGAGTCGAAGGCGCAGCAAGAACCGGCGGCTCGGGAGGTCGAAGTGACTCAGCCGGAGCAGAAGACTGCATCGTAG